A portion of the Calothrix sp. 336/3 genome contains these proteins:
- a CDS encoding glycosyltransferase family A protein: MISKPLISCIIIFFNAGEQFFIEAIESVFAQTYETWELLLVDDGSSDISTKIAIEYAKKYPERVRYLEHEGHQNCGMSATRNLGVNHAKGEYIAFLDADDIWLSNILEEQTAILDSHPDTAMVYGPIQWWYSWTGNIEDTKSDFVDTPQIFLQNPGLYLDTIVQPPILFLLLLQMKISISGMLVRRQAIEKVGGFEDTFRGLYEDQVFCSKICLQFPVFVASQYWYKYRQHPKSCCAIAQKTKKEYWHLQRPVFLNWLEQYLSEKGFKYTEVWEEVQKELWSYRHPTLSSLLNCNQYIMSRIKQKLKRITLQKLLIKAENLRV, encoded by the coding sequence ATGATTAGCAAACCACTGATTTCTTGCATCATCATCTTCTTTAATGCTGGTGAGCAGTTCTTTATCGAAGCTATTGAAAGCGTATTTGCCCAAACTTACGAAACTTGGGAATTATTACTAGTAGATGATGGTTCTAGTGATATTAGTACAAAAATAGCTATAGAATACGCAAAAAAATATCCAGAAAGAGTCCGCTACTTGGAGCATGAAGGACATCAAAATTGTGGTATGAGTGCCACACGCAACTTAGGTGTTAACCATGCGAAAGGTGAGTATATTGCTTTTTTAGATGCCGATGACATCTGGTTATCCAATATATTAGAGGAACAAACAGCTATTTTAGATTCTCATCCCGACACTGCTATGGTTTATGGACCCATTCAATGGTGGTATAGCTGGACAGGAAATATTGAAGATACAAAGAGCGACTTTGTAGATACTCCTCAAATCTTTTTACAGAACCCTGGTTTATATCTCGACACTATTGTTCAACCGCCAATACTATTTCTGTTGTTATTACAAATGAAAATTAGCATATCAGGAATGCTGGTGCGACGACAGGCAATAGAAAAAGTTGGTGGTTTTGAAGATACGTTCCGAGGTCTCTATGAAGATCAGGTCTTCTGTTCAAAGATTTGTCTACAATTTCCTGTATTCGTAGCAAGTCAGTACTGGTATAAGTATCGGCAACATCCTAAAAGCTGCTGCGCGATCGCACAAAAAACTAAAAAAGAGTATTGGCACCTGCAACGTCCAGTTTTTTTGAACTGGTTAGAGCAATATTTATCCGAAAAAGGGTTCAAGTACACTGAAGTTTGGGAGGAAGTCCAAAAGGAGCTATGGTCATATCGCCACCCAACCTTAAGCTCTCTATTAAACTGTAATCAGTATATTATGAGCCGAATTAAACAAAAACTAAAGCGCATAACTTTACAAAAATTACTTATCAAAGCAGAAAATTTGAGAGTATGA
- a CDS encoding polysaccharide deacetylase family protein: MGIITNKVRHTFQQLKNQIFPGALILMYHRVAEVDSDPWSLCVTPKHFAEHLEVLRQYGNPIHLQELTKNLGNRQPVHRSIVVTFDDGYADNFYNAKPLLEKYDIPATVFVTTGGIDQKQEFWWDELDRLLLQPGTLPDSLQLNINGRTYQWELGSAAHYSEADRQRDHHWRMETGENPTPRNTLYRSLYQQLQFLPMHERENLLDKIRVWANAEPVGRSTHRSLSNEEMLALESGGMIEIGAHTVTHPFLAQLPIASQRDEIQQSKDYLEKILGHPITSFSYPNGSYVTDTIPLVEEAGFNCACCSVANRVQPNSNSFLLPRVVVEDWDGETFTRWLIRCFQL; this comes from the coding sequence ATGGGCATTATCACTAACAAAGTACGACACACTTTTCAGCAGCTAAAAAATCAAATTTTCCCTGGTGCGCTCATTTTAATGTACCACCGTGTAGCTGAAGTAGATTCAGATCCCTGGTCACTATGTGTAACACCAAAACACTTCGCCGAACACCTAGAAGTTTTACGACAATATGGGAACCCGATACATTTACAGGAATTGACAAAAAACCTTGGTAATAGACAACCAGTACATCGGTCAATTGTCGTCACATTTGATGATGGTTACGCCGATAACTTCTATAATGCCAAACCGTTATTAGAAAAGTACGACATCCCAGCTACAGTTTTTGTTACTACTGGTGGGATTGACCAAAAGCAAGAATTTTGGTGGGATGAGCTAGATAGATTATTATTGCAACCTGGTACATTACCGGATTCACTCCAGTTAAATATTAATGGTAGAACCTACCAATGGGAATTAGGATCAGCAGCACATTATAGTGAAGCAGATCGTCAACGCGATCACCATTGGAGAATGGAAACAGGAGAAAATCCTACTCCTCGTAATACTCTGTATCGCTCACTATATCAACAGTTGCAGTTTTTGCCTATGCATGAACGAGAAAACTTGCTAGATAAAATACGTGTTTGGGCAAATGCTGAACCAGTAGGACGCTCAACCCATCGCTCCCTTTCCAATGAAGAGATGCTTGCATTAGAGTCAGGAGGAATGATAGAAATTGGTGCCCATACTGTAACACACCCTTTTCTTGCTCAACTTCCAATAGCTTCACAACGAGATGAAATTCAGCAAAGTAAAGATTATCTGGAGAAAATTTTAGGACATCCAATCACGAGTTTTTCATATCCCAATGGTAGTTACGTAACCGATACCATCCCTCTTGTAGAAGAAGCAGGATTTAATTGTGCTTGTTGCAGTGTAGCTAACCGAGTTCAACCAAATAGCAATAGTTTTTTGTTACCCCGTGTTGTGGTTGAGGATTGGGATGGCGAAACCTTTACCCGTTGGTTAATAAGGTGTTTTCAATTATGA
- a CDS encoding class I SAM-dependent methyltransferase yields MNLNFVNKLPTPVYHWLKSIRYGRPPLGMINLGSLGKVKPISKDFGFDRGLPVDRYYIENFLDRHASDIQGHVLEIKEPLYTYKFGGDHITKSDVLHVEPGNPKATIVADLTNADHLPSDTFDCIILTQTLQFIYNVPSAIKTLHRILKPGGVLLVTISGISQISSEDMERWGQYWSFTTLSIQKLFQEVFEKDKIEVTAYGNVLSAIAFLHGLATEELDKSKLDYHDPDYQVLITARAVKE; encoded by the coding sequence ATGAACCTCAATTTCGTTAACAAATTGCCAACTCCTGTATATCATTGGCTAAAAAGTATACGTTATGGTCGTCCTCCATTAGGAATGATCAACCTTGGTAGCTTGGGAAAAGTCAAGCCTATCAGTAAAGATTTTGGCTTCGATCGAGGTTTACCAGTTGACCGCTACTATATTGAAAATTTTCTTGATCGTCACGCAAGCGATATACAAGGTCATGTGCTAGAGATTAAAGAACCTCTCTACACCTACAAATTTGGTGGCGATCACATAACTAAAAGCGATGTCCTTCATGTAGAACCAGGTAATCCAAAAGCAACAATCGTAGCAGATTTAACAAACGCTGACCATCTGCCATCAGATACTTTCGACTGCATTATCCTCACTCAAACCCTGCAATTTATCTACAATGTCCCATCTGCAATTAAAACTCTCCACCGGATTCTCAAACCAGGAGGGGTTTTACTCGTCACTATTTCAGGTATTAGTCAAATTAGTAGCGAAGACATGGAGCGCTGGGGACAATACTGGAGTTTTACCACCCTCTCAATCCAAAAGCTATTTCAGGAAGTTTTTGAGAAAGACAAAATAGAAGTCACAGCCTACGGAAACGTATTAAGTGCGATCGCTTTTCTGCATGGCTTGGCAACTGAAGAATTAGATAAATCCAAGCTAGACTATCACGATCCCGATTACCAGGTCTTAATTACAGCTAGAGCCGTGAAAGAGTAA
- a CDS encoding bifunctional 2-polyprenyl-6-hydroxyphenol methylase/3-demethylubiquinol 3-O-methyltransferase UbiG, with translation MNTKHLKQIAKRKLPSAISNWLGTQLKGKEYCPLVGTINFGNLRRLKPISREFGYDRGLPIDRYYIENFLARQAYDVHGRVLEIGEATYTRRFGGDRVTKSDVLHVVEGNPEATIVGDLTNADNIPSEAFDCVILTQTLHLLYDMKTGLANLYRILKPGGILLVTVPGISQVVKCDWGSDWCWALTAQSARMLFEEFFPKINIEVETHGNVLTAIAFLQGLAVEELSKEELDYKDDEYQVLITIRVVKAEVAS, from the coding sequence ATGAATACAAAACATTTAAAGCAAATAGCCAAGCGAAAATTGCCATCAGCTATCTCTAATTGGTTAGGCACTCAATTGAAAGGAAAGGAATATTGCCCACTAGTGGGTACTATTAATTTTGGCAACTTGAGACGTTTGAAACCTATCAGTAGAGAATTTGGCTATGATCGGGGTCTTCCGATAGATCGCTACTATATCGAAAATTTCCTTGCTCGTCAGGCTTATGATGTTCACGGACGAGTGTTGGAGATTGGAGAAGCGACTTATACCCGTAGATTTGGGGGTGATCGCGTTACCAAAAGTGATGTGTTGCATGTGGTTGAAGGTAACCCAGAAGCAACTATTGTGGGTGACTTAACTAATGCCGATAACATTCCCTCAGAGGCTTTTGACTGCGTAATTCTGACGCAAACTCTTCACCTTCTTTACGATATGAAAACGGGTTTAGCAAATTTGTATCGCATCCTAAAGCCAGGTGGGATATTACTAGTAACTGTTCCCGGTATCAGCCAAGTAGTCAAATGTGATTGGGGTAGTGATTGGTGCTGGGCTTTGACTGCTCAATCAGCACGGATGTTATTTGAAGAGTTTTTTCCCAAAATCAATATTGAAGTTGAAACACATGGTAATGTTCTCACTGCGATCGCCTTTTTACAAGGACTGGCTGTAGAAGAATTGAGCAAGGAAGAGCTTGATTACAAAGATGATGAGTACCAAGTCTTAATTACTATTAGGGTTGTCAAAGCTGAGGTAGCATCATGA
- a CDS encoding polysaccharide pyruvyl transferase family protein — MVMSLSNTDGSNPHKSVTSAIANYIYPSFSQGDFFVKVLVAGCFSIEGGGATAGDLLAAELVCDWLDHISFPYDIAVIPPFREGIALENADPNNYSHVIFVCGPFGRERGGDDFLKRFASCHTIGIDLTMLEPLDQWNPFDVLIERDSSVCARPDITFLSRRELVPVVGVCLVEPYGAAFEEVAYAAVQRLVESRQISVVEIDTRLDENSRGFRSPAEIESILARMDMVITTRLHGTVLSLKNGVPTLSIDPGGDSLKIIRQAETIGWPVVFKADEITDEALQQAFDYCLTEEARMKAKECSERATKMVQEIRDQFIRALTCSNNLASQDNTWIFATTNYAEKFNNTKNNRISADLKLKLSWGEVISQDEHPMKDIKKLLKFTGQKTLPVPIHQWLRNQWTQLKSSAR, encoded by the coding sequence ATGGTAATGTCCTTATCCAACACCGATGGGTCAAACCCGCATAAGTCAGTAACATCAGCTATTGCTAATTATATTTATCCCTCATTTAGTCAAGGAGATTTTTTTGTGAAGGTTCTTGTTGCAGGTTGCTTTAGCATTGAAGGTGGAGGTGCAACAGCCGGAGACTTATTGGCTGCTGAACTTGTGTGTGATTGGCTTGACCATATTAGTTTTCCCTACGATATTGCGGTTATTCCTCCATTTCGAGAGGGGATAGCTCTGGAAAACGCAGATCCTAATAACTATTCACACGTAATTTTTGTATGCGGTCCTTTCGGAAGAGAAAGAGGGGGAGATGATTTCCTGAAGCGCTTCGCCAGTTGCCACACCATTGGGATTGATTTGACCATGCTGGAACCGCTTGATCAGTGGAATCCTTTTGATGTTTTGATTGAACGGGATAGTTCTGTATGTGCCCGCCCTGATATTACATTTCTATCACGTCGAGAGTTAGTACCTGTTGTAGGTGTTTGCTTGGTTGAACCTTACGGAGCAGCATTTGAGGAAGTTGCATATGCTGCTGTCCAACGACTTGTGGAATCGCGACAAATATCAGTGGTAGAAATTGATACTCGCTTAGACGAAAATAGTAGGGGGTTCCGTAGTCCAGCCGAGATTGAGTCAATTCTTGCCCGTATGGATATGGTGATAACAACACGTCTGCACGGAACAGTGTTATCTCTAAAAAATGGAGTTCCTACACTCTCTATCGACCCAGGTGGTGACAGTCTAAAAATTATACGTCAGGCAGAAACCATCGGTTGGCCTGTAGTGTTTAAAGCTGATGAAATCACCGACGAAGCATTACAGCAAGCCTTTGACTATTGCCTGACAGAAGAGGCAAGGATGAAAGCCAAGGAATGTTCTGAACGCGCAACAAAAATGGTTCAAGAAATACGTGACCAATTTATAAGGGCTTTAACCTGTTCCAATAACTTAGCTTCTCAGGACAATACCTGGATTTTCGCTACAACAAATTACGCAGAAAAATTTAATAATACTAAAAATAACCGTATTTCTGCTGACCTCAAGCTTAAGCTTTCCTGGGGTGAGGTTATAAGTCAGGATGAACATCCTATGAAGGATATCAAAAAACTACTAAAGTTCACTGGGCAAAAAACATTACCTGTCCCTATTCATCAATGGCTGAGAAATCAATGGACTCAGTTGAAAAGTTCAGCAAGATGA
- a CDS encoding ABC transporter ATP-binding protein, which produces MSDTVIRVENLSKKYVLAHQEESYKTFRGAITNVSKSIVNSFNPRGKKEFDSSREEFWALKDVSFDIKQGDRVGIIGRNGAGKSTLLKILSRITEPTSGSIRIKGRVASLLEVGTGFHPELTGRENIFLNGAILGMSKVDITRKFDEIVAFAEVEKFLDTPVKRYSSGMYVRLAFAVAAHLEPEILIVDEVLAVGDVQFQKKCLGKMEDVAKEGRTVIFVSHNLGTVQALCSRGVLLKQGTILVDDTADGAVRTYLKNLEQASFENLLTRTDRHGKGHLQLSKVEISTGGSHPSSTLATGFPAVFTFHITGILSGLSCCFTIYDQYGQPVTYFDSAVHSQEDMTNSHQETKFICEIDELLLMPGRYRINASIMCNGEFQDDIKGAALFDVEQGNLRGRPVDRVIGYGNVLIQHRWVKPA; this is translated from the coding sequence ATGTCCGATACTGTCATCCGGGTTGAAAACTTAAGTAAGAAGTATGTACTTGCTCATCAGGAAGAGAGTTATAAGACATTTCGCGGTGCTATCACTAATGTCAGCAAGTCTATAGTTAATAGTTTCAATCCCCGTGGGAAGAAAGAATTTGATTCCAGTCGTGAAGAATTTTGGGCGCTGAAGGATGTCTCTTTTGATATTAAGCAGGGCGATAGAGTAGGAATTATTGGGCGTAATGGTGCAGGTAAATCAACATTATTAAAAATATTAAGTCGAATTACGGAACCAACATCTGGAAGCATCCGGATCAAGGGAAGAGTTGCGAGTTTACTGGAAGTGGGTACAGGTTTTCATCCAGAATTGACAGGTAGAGAAAATATTTTTCTCAATGGTGCAATCTTGGGAATGAGCAAGGTAGATATTACCCGCAAGTTTGATGAGATTGTTGCTTTTGCTGAGGTTGAAAAGTTTTTAGATACACCTGTGAAACGGTATTCATCGGGGATGTATGTGCGGTTAGCGTTTGCGGTGGCTGCTCACTTGGAACCAGAGATTCTAATCGTAGATGAAGTGTTGGCAGTAGGGGATGTGCAATTTCAGAAGAAGTGTTTGGGTAAGATGGAGGATGTGGCTAAAGAAGGGCGAACCGTTATCTTTGTAAGTCATAATCTGGGCACTGTTCAGGCTCTTTGTAGTCGAGGGGTTTTGTTGAAGCAAGGAACCATCTTAGTTGACGATACAGCAGATGGAGCGGTTAGGACTTACTTAAAAAACCTTGAACAAGCCTCTTTTGAAAACCTTTTAACGCGGACAGACCGTCACGGTAAAGGTCATCTGCAACTTTCTAAGGTAGAAATTTCCACTGGTGGAAGTCATCCATCTTCTACTTTGGCAACAGGGTTTCCTGCTGTTTTTACCTTCCATATAACTGGAATTCTTTCGGGACTTTCCTGCTGCTTTACTATTTACGACCAATATGGACAGCCAGTCACATATTTTGACTCTGCTGTACATAGTCAAGAGGATATGACTAATTCGCACCAAGAGACCAAGTTCATTTGCGAGATTGATGAACTGTTGCTTATGCCTGGTCGCTATCGAATTAATGCTTCAATCATGTGCAATGGAGAATTTCAAGATGATATCAAAGGAGCTGCTCTTTTTGATGTTGAGCAAGGAAACTTACGAGGCCGCCCGGTGGACAGGGTGATTGGCTATGGTAATGTCCTTATCCAACACCGATGGGTCAAACCCGCATAA
- a CDS encoding ABC transporter permease: MNSKELIIEAGRTESQYWRDLWKYRELFYFLAWRDILVRYKQTIIGMAWALIRPFLTMVVFSVVFGSLAKLPTEGNTPYPIMVFAALLPWQFFSGALSECSNSLINNANLLSKVYFPRLIVPTSAVIVSFVDFMISGIILLGLMAYYNFIPDWRILTLPLFILIAFAASMGTGLWLAALNVEYRDFRYIVPFIVQFGLYISPVGFSSQVVPPEWRLIYSLNPMVGVIDGFRWAILGGESQIYFPGFALSTGLVVLILVSGIWYFRRMERTFADVV, translated from the coding sequence ATGAACAGCAAAGAACTCATCATCGAAGCCGGTCGCACTGAAAGCCAGTATTGGCGCGACTTGTGGAAATATAGGGAGCTATTCTACTTCTTGGCATGGCGCGATATTTTAGTGCGCTACAAGCAAACTATAATTGGTATGGCATGGGCATTAATTCGCCCCTTTTTAACGATGGTGGTTTTCTCTGTTGTTTTTGGCAGTCTCGCCAAACTACCCACCGAAGGAAATACACCCTACCCAATTATGGTATTCGCTGCTCTTTTACCTTGGCAGTTTTTCTCTGGTGCTTTGAGTGAATGCAGTAACAGCTTAATTAATAATGCTAACCTTTTATCTAAAGTCTATTTTCCCCGGTTAATTGTCCCCACTAGTGCAGTCATAGTCAGTTTTGTAGACTTTATGATTTCTGGGATAATTTTATTAGGATTAATGGCATACTACAATTTTATACCTGACTGGCGTATCCTCACCCTGCCCTTATTTATTCTCATTGCCTTTGCTGCTTCTATGGGTACGGGGTTGTGGTTAGCAGCGTTGAACGTGGAATATCGAGATTTTCGCTATATAGTGCCCTTTATTGTCCAATTCGGTTTATATATTTCACCGGTGGGTTTCAGTAGTCAGGTTGTTCCTCCTGAGTGGCGCTTAATATATTCACTTAACCCTATGGTGGGAGTGATTGACGGGTTTCGCTGGGCAATTTTGGGGGGAGAATCGCAGATATATTTCCCTGGGTTTGCATTGTCTACAGGTTTAGTTGTTCTCATTCTCGTGAGCGGAATTTGGTATTTTCGCAGGATGGAACGCACATTTGCAGACGTAGTTTAG
- a CDS encoding WecB/TagA/CpsF family glycosyltransferase, whose translation MVGRAFLPTQKVLDFPITALRFDDQIQTILRWAIARESKTVCVANVHMLMEAHWNPDFAMVLRNSDLVTPDGMPLVWMMRLMGARYQDRVAGMDIFTAICELAQKLDISIFFVGSQGEILSKMRQKIEQEFPELKIAAMEPLPFRPLTKSEDEALIEKIHASGAGLVLVSLGCPKQERWMAQHKDRIQSVMIGLGGVFPVYAGIQKRAPRVVRDFGLEWLYRWLQEPRRLWQRYTTTIPAFVLLALRQLLASSSFSTPLHIRERYLGWRLE comes from the coding sequence ATGGTAGGAAGAGCATTTCTGCCTACTCAAAAGGTGCTAGATTTCCCGATTACCGCTCTGAGATTTGATGATCAGATACAGACGATTTTACGGTGGGCGATCGCCCGCGAAAGTAAGACAGTTTGTGTCGCCAATGTACATATGCTCATGGAAGCCCATTGGAATCCAGATTTTGCCATGGTGCTGAGGAATTCCGACTTAGTGACACCCGATGGAATGCCTCTAGTATGGATGATGCGGTTAATGGGGGCGCGTTATCAAGACCGTGTTGCAGGAATGGATATTTTCACTGCCATCTGTGAGTTAGCCCAAAAGTTAGATATCAGTATTTTCTTTGTGGGTTCCCAAGGTGAAATTCTCTCTAAAATGCGCCAAAAAATCGAGCAAGAGTTTCCAGAATTGAAAATTGCTGCCATGGAACCCCTGCCATTTCGTCCTTTAACCAAAAGTGAAGACGAAGCATTAATTGAGAAAATCCATGCCAGTGGTGCAGGTTTGGTTTTAGTTTCCTTGGGATGTCCCAAACAGGAAAGATGGATGGCGCAACACAAGGATAGAATTCAATCAGTAATGATTGGGTTGGGGGGAGTTTTCCCTGTTTATGCAGGTATCCAGAAAAGAGCGCCCCGTGTGGTGCGTGACTTCGGTTTAGAGTGGCTTTATCGTTGGTTGCAAGAACCTCGTCGTCTGTGGCAACGATATACTACTACTATTCCTGCCTTCGTCTTGTTGGCATTGAGGCAATTACTCGCATCTAGTTCCTTTAGTACTCCTTTGCATATCCGGGAACGGTATTTAGGCTGGAGGCTAGAATAG
- a CDS encoding cytochrome c encodes MDNHIIKPENLVPRILLVTLAIFLVVILGLFAGKAIARASDPYVKSVLTLAGNPIQGHAIFQINCAGCHGLEADGRVGPSLKDVSKHKSSYGLIHQVISGETPPMPKFQPSPQEMADLLSYLESL; translated from the coding sequence TTGGATAACCACATTATCAAGCCTGAAAACTTAGTTCCGCGCATCCTTTTGGTGACTCTGGCAATTTTCCTGGTAGTCATTTTGGGATTGTTTGCTGGTAAAGCGATCGCCAGAGCTTCTGACCCCTACGTGAAAAGCGTCCTCACCCTTGCTGGCAACCCGATTCAAGGACACGCCATCTTTCAAATTAACTGTGCAGGTTGTCACGGTTTAGAAGCCGATGGCAGAGTTGGTCCCAGCTTAAAAGATGTTTCTAAACATAAATCTTCCTACGGATTGATTCATCAAGTCATTAGCGGGGAAACCCCACCTATGCCCAAGTTTCAGCCTAGTCCTCAAGAAATGGCTGACTTGTTAAGTTATTTGGAGAGCTTATAA
- the petG gene encoding cytochrome b6-f complex subunit V, with protein MVEPLLCGIVLGLIPVTLAGLFYAAYKQYKRPTELGG; from the coding sequence GTGGTTGAACCCCTACTCTGTGGTATTGTCTTGGGCTTGATTCCCGTCACCCTAGCTGGTCTATTTTACGCTGCTTACAAGCAATACAAACGTCCCACCGAGTTGGGAGGCTAA
- the rsmD gene encoding 16S rRNA (guanine(966)-N(2))-methyltransferase RsmD, which yields MRIYGNRLIKTLAGQDTRPTTARVRQAVFNIWQGDIDGCRWLDICTGSGSMGAEALCRGASLVVGIEQSSRACGVIQENWQKVANSGQKYQVLRGDVLQRLPKLTGQQFDRIYFDPPYSSGLYQPVLEAIAQYQLLDTTGEIAVEHSPEDWITPVIPHWEVCREKFYGNTALTFYRVGE from the coding sequence ATGAGAATATACGGTAATCGTCTAATTAAAACTTTAGCCGGACAAGATACTCGACCGACTACTGCTCGTGTACGACAAGCAGTATTTAATATTTGGCAGGGAGATATTGATGGTTGTCGCTGGTTAGATATTTGTACGGGTAGCGGTTCCATGGGTGCGGAAGCTTTATGTCGAGGAGCGAGTCTGGTGGTGGGAATTGAGCAGTCGAGTCGAGCTTGTGGGGTAATTCAGGAAAATTGGCAGAAAGTGGCGAATTCTGGACAGAAATATCAAGTTTTGCGGGGAGATGTCCTACAACGCTTACCCAAACTTACCGGACAGCAATTTGATCGGATTTATTTTGACCCACCCTATAGTAGTGGATTATATCAACCTGTATTAGAGGCGATCGCCCAATATCAACTTTTAGACACGACTGGTGAAATTGCTGTGGAACACAGTCCTGAAGATTGGATTACACCAGTTATCCCCCATTGGGAAGTATGTCGAGAAAAATTTTATGGCAACACAGCTTTGACTTTTTATCGGGTTGGGGAATAG
- a CDS encoding sulfate/molybdate ABC transporter ATP-binding protein produces MGIAVRNVSKHYGSFHAVDDVSLEIQTGSLVALLGPSGSGKSTLLRMIAGLESLDHGQIWLVGEDATYRSVQERNIGFVFQHYALFKHLTVRENIAFAMDLRKHSKQRTRQRVEELLDLVQMQTFGDRYPSQLSGGQRQRVALARALAVQPSILLLDEPFGALDAKVRKDLRAWLRNLHSSVHVTTVFVTHDQEEAMEVADEIVVMNQGRIEQVGSPSDIYDNPATPFVMSFIGPVNVLSNPLGITNNQGFTANSERIFLRPHDVLIETEPQENAITAIVDRVIHLGWEIRAELALQSGETINALLSREQFYQLQLQKGQQVYVKPKQTKVFPAAYAVS; encoded by the coding sequence ATGGGTATTGCAGTTAGAAATGTTTCTAAGCACTATGGCAGCTTTCATGCTGTGGATGATGTCAGTTTGGAAATTCAAACAGGGTCTTTAGTTGCCTTATTGGGACCTTCTGGTTCAGGTAAGTCTACCTTGTTGCGGATGATTGCGGGGTTAGAATCCTTAGACCATGGTCAAATTTGGTTGGTGGGTGAAGACGCGACTTACCGTAGTGTGCAGGAACGGAATATCGGCTTTGTTTTCCAGCATTACGCCCTATTTAAACACCTGACAGTGCGAGAAAATATAGCCTTTGCCATGGATTTGCGTAAGCATTCAAAACAGAGAACTCGTCAGCGTGTCGAGGAACTATTAGATTTGGTTCAGATGCAAACATTTGGCGATCGCTATCCTTCCCAACTTTCTGGAGGACAAAGACAGCGAGTAGCTTTAGCTCGTGCATTGGCAGTACAACCCAGTATTTTGCTCTTAGATGAACCTTTTGGAGCTTTAGATGCCAAAGTCCGTAAGGATTTGCGTGCATGGTTGCGTAACTTACATTCCTCTGTTCATGTCACAACGGTATTTGTCACCCACGATCAAGAAGAAGCGATGGAAGTTGCCGATGAAATTGTGGTGATGAACCAAGGACGAATCGAGCAGGTTGGTAGTCCATCGGATATCTACGATAACCCTGCCACACCCTTTGTGATGAGTTTTATCGGTCCGGTAAATGTTCTCTCCAATCCTTTGGGTATTACAAATAATCAAGGATTCACAGCGAATAGTGAACGTATCTTTCTACGTCCCCATGATGTGTTAATTGAAACCGAACCTCAAGAAAATGCCATCACCGCGATCGTGGATCGAGTTATTCACCTTGGTTGGGAAATCCGCGCAGAACTGGCTTTGCAATCAGGAGAAACAATCAACGCTTTGCTGAGTCGAGAACAGTTTTATCAACTTCAGTTACAAAAGGGACAACAGGTATACGTGAAACCAAAACAGACAAAGGTCTTTCCTGCTGCCTATGCTGTAAGTTAG
- a CDS encoding Crp/Fnr family transcriptional regulator — protein MSTLRSPLTQSVPYQGKVFAARSLLPVKEKHLWKIEQGAVRIVTWHEDGTILTLGIWGAGDVVGKALSKTEPHQIECLTKVEASLLPMTDWYEITQILQVHLQQAEEMMLIRSQKTVDIMVVKLFSWLGQKFGREVKEGKLIDLRLTHQDIAEMIGSTRVTITRVLQQLEDQGLIQRLRLHRIVLKEEEIWHYEI, from the coding sequence ATGTCAACTTTAAGGTCTCCCTTGACACAATCGGTACCTTATCAGGGAAAAGTGTTTGCAGCACGTTCCCTTTTACCAGTAAAGGAAAAACACCTCTGGAAAATCGAGCAAGGTGCTGTCAGAATTGTCACTTGGCACGAAGATGGTACTATCCTGACTCTCGGTATTTGGGGAGCAGGGGATGTTGTCGGAAAAGCTTTGTCAAAAACTGAACCCCATCAAATTGAATGTTTGACTAAGGTTGAAGCTAGTCTTTTACCAATGACTGACTGGTATGAAATCACACAAATTCTCCAAGTACATTTACAGCAAGCTGAAGAGATGATGTTGATTCGCAGTCAGAAAACCGTAGATATTATGGTAGTTAAGTTATTTAGTTGGTTGGGGCAAAAATTTGGGCGAGAAGTCAAGGAAGGGAAATTAATTGACTTGCGTCTTACCCATCAAGATATTGCAGAAATGATTGGTTCCACTCGTGTGACTATTACCCGTGTGCTGCAACAATTAGAAGACCAGGGTTTAATTCAGCGTTTGCGATTGCATCGAATTGTCCTGAAAGAGGAGGAGATTTGGCATTATGAGATATAA